GATTTATCAATATTATTTTTCATCAGTGCTGCCATAATTGGGTGACCAGCCATGGCTAAAATTTTTGCAAATATAATGCTTTTGTGACATATAATGTAAATGGAATGAATTTTTACAGTAAAAGTAAAGACTCTATAATTATAATGATAGTAATTTTCAGGTCGTTAGAATGTTGAAATTCCTAATAATTTTTTTCAGACCCTATAAAAATTCAGAGAAAATTACCTTAACAGAGTTTTCAGAAAAGATCCAAAGCTGATTTTAAAAGTAAGATACAGTAAAAAATAGCCATAAAAAAACCTTTAACGGATCGTTAAAGGTTTGTAAGTTTGTAGCCTATAGGGGAATCGAACCCCTGTTGCAAGAATGAAAATCTTGAGTCCTGACCACTAGACGAATAGGCCAAATTTTGAGGTTGCAAAAGTAATAATTAACTCTTTAACTTCAAAATTATTTTTTTTAATTATTTATACACTTTTTGTATCACTGTGTTTTTGATACCTTTAGCTTCAAGTTCCTTTTGAAGTTTTGCTGCATCTTCCAACGTGTATACTTTTCCATAGGTATAATAAAAAACGCCATTGTCTTTTTCTCTTTCTACATCTTTCAGGTTCTGAAGGATGTAAGAATTGCCATTCAGTTTATCCCCGGAGTATACTTCTATCGTGTAATATCCCATATTAATCCTTTGATTAGGCATAAATCCTACGGCAAAAGCATTTCTAAAGCCTGCATCCTTGGCTGTTTTAAGATTAATATCTTTTACAGAAGCCATATTTGTTACTGCATAGTAATACTTGTATTGTCCGTTCTCCTTAAGAGTAAGAATATAATTCAGTCCTTTCAGAGCCGGATCATTTTCATTGTATTTCGTAGGCGAACTCATTAATAGAATTCTGAAATCATTTTTCAAAGGAACTTCTGCAGGTTTTTCCGGTTCCGGCTTTCTGACTGAGATAGAACCTCCCGATTTTCTGTCAACTGCTTTTTTATAATCAATAATAGCATTGTAAATACTTTCTGCAATTTCACTCTGTCCCTTGTCTGAAGCGATATAGTGACTTTCCTCAGGGTGATTGATGAAACCTGTTTCTATCAGTACAGACGGCATGGCATTCATACGGAGAACGTGAAGGTTCTTTTGGAAAACCCCTCTTGAGGAACGTTTATCTTTATTCACAAAGTTATCCTCTACCAATCCTCCTAAAAGAAGACTAGATTCCAGATATTTGCTCTGCTGAAGTTTTAATGCAATCAATGATTCCGGAGAATCAGGATTATAAGATCCGAAGGTCTGCTTATCTTTTTCATCCAGGAAGATCACGTCATTTTCCCTTTTGGCTACCTCAAGATTTTCGTTATTCTGGTTAGGTCCCTGTACATAAGTTTCTGTACCATAGGCTGTAGGTCTTTGAGAAGAATTACAGTGAATTGATACGAAAAGATCTGCTTTGCTCCTGTTCGCCAGATTAGTTCTATCAGATAGAGATGGGTACTCGTCAATTTTACGGGTATATATAACTTTGAAATCTCTGTTTTTCTCTAACATTGCGCCTACTTTTAACGTAATGGCAAGTGTTATGTCTTTTTCAGCGACTCTTCCAATATCGGAATAGGTCCTATTGGCCCCATGATCACTTCCTCCGTGTCCCGCATCCAGAACGATAGTAAACTTCTTCTGAGAGAAAATAAAGTTACTGGTAAGGATAAGGAGAAATGATAAAATTATTTTAAAATTTTGTTTGTGCATCTTACAGTTATAAAAATTATATTAATTTTGGGCCTTAATTATATATAATAAAATTGGCCAAAACCGTCCTCAAAAATATATTACAAATTTTAATTATCCTAATTTTTAACAATTTTTTAGCACAGAAAACTCCTGAAAAATTGCCTAAAAATGCGGTTAATGATACTATTTCCAAAAAGGATACCATAGTTGTAAAAAAAGAAACTTTGGATGATGTTCTTCGCACAAAAGCTGATGATCAGAGAAGAGACATCCCCAAAAAGATGACTTTTCTGAACAAAAATGCGCAGGTGAAGTATCAGGATATGCAGATTGATGCAGACTATATTTCAATAGATGATAATAAAAATCTGATCTACGCCAGAGGAAAACAGGATTCTTTAGGGAAAATCATTGAACCTGTAATTACCACGCAGGCTGGAAAAAAATACGAAACCAACGAATTCAGCTATAACACAAAAACTAAACAGGCAATTGCTTTCAATGCAAGAACAGAAGAAAGTGAAGGGGTAATTATAGCTCAGAAGACCAAAAAATATAACGACTCTGTATTCGCGATGAGAAAAGCGGATTATACAACGGATGATTATTTCATTAAGAAAAAAGATACAGCTGCGGATTATTTTATGAGAGCTTACAATATTAAGCTGATTAAAACCAAAACAAAATCCCAGATCGTTACTGGACCTATCCAGATGTTTATCGAGCAGGTTCCTACACCTCTTTACCTTCCGTTTGCCATTTTACCGTTTTCAGATAAAAGAGCAGCCGGTATCCTGATTCCTAGTTTCGGGGAGAGGGAAGATGTAGGTTTTTTCCTTAACGGAATAGGGTATTACCAACCAATTGGAGAACACTTTGACGTTAAGGTCCTGGCGGATATTTATACAAAAGGAAGCTGGAATTTGCGTCCTCAGGTGAATTATCAGAAGAAATACCGTTACTCCGGAAACTTTACAGCGGATGTCGGAACCATGGTAAGAGGTATTAAAGGTTTGGATGACTATACCAAGAACAGTACATATAGAATTAACTGGACCCACTCCCAGGATTCTAAAGCCAATCCTTTTCTTACATTCAGTGCTTCTGTGGATATTGTAAGTACGAAGTTTTATAACAACCCGCTTAACAACAACTACATTTTCAACCAGAATGTATTGAATACCCAGCAGAACTCTACGGTAACCCTTACCAAAAGATTTTTGAAACTTCCGGCAACAATTACAGGAACGGCTTCTTATTCACAAAACTTTGCAACAGGATTGGCAGACCTTCGTCTTCCACAAATGAACGTAGCAATTAACCAGTTTTATCTGTTTAAATCAAGAACAGGAATAAGACAGGGTCTTCTTGAAAATATTACAGTGAATACAGGTTTCAACCTTACCAATTTTGTGAATACCCAGGAGAACGAGCTGTTTAAAAAAGAAATGTGGGACAAAATGCAGACGGGTCTTAAAAATAATATCGCATTGGCTACCAATACTACAGTGGCAAAATACTTCACATTCAGTTTAAGTGCGAATATCGACAATGCATTGACTACAAAAACCCTGAACAGATTCTATGATCCGGTAAAGAATGTAACGGTGGATGAGATCAATAAAAATTTCACAGGATATTCTACATTCTCTACTTCTGCCAGTCTTCAGACCACACTTTTCGGGATGCTGAAATTCAAAAAAGGATCTGCAGTAGAAGCGGTAAGACACATGATGACACCAAGCGTGAGCTTCACATATTCTCCAGATTTTTCAAGTCCTAATTTCGGATATTACAAAAATTATTACAATGCAACCGGAGCGTTGACTCCTTACTCTATTTTCGAAAAAGGAATCATAGGAAGCCCGTCAAGTGGTATGCAGGGTGCTTTAGGTTTCAATATCGGTAACAATATCGAGATGAAAATAAAGTCTAAGAGTGATTCTACAGGAGTTAAAAAAATCAAGATATTTGAATCTTTAAACCTTTCAGGAAGCTACAATTTTGCGGCTAATGATCATCCTTGGTCTGTATTCTCAATCAACGGTCAGTCTTCGTTCTTCAATAATAAACTTACGGTAAATACCAGTCTTGCACTGGAACCTTATAAAATAGATTTCTCTTCAGGTCAGGATTCGGGAGTAAGAACAGAACAGTTCGGGCATTTCAGTGTACAGGGATTCAATGTTCAGCTATCTTATCCTTTAAGCAGCGAAATTTTTGGAGAAAAAACAGATTATGCTAAAAAATATTCCTCAAAAGGAGAAGTCCGAAATGAAAATTACTATTTTGATGATGATCATTACGCCCACTTTGATCAGGCATGGACTTTAAACATCAGTGCCAACTATGCCTATTCAAAAGGACTGAGCCGATTTGCCAATAAGATTGCGTCTATAGGATTAGACGGGAGCATCAAGCTGACTCCTTTCTGGAATATCAACGGAAGTACACATTATGATATGGTGACTAAGGAATTGGCATATACAAGAATTGGTTTCTCAAGAGATCAGCGAAGTTTTACGATCAATTTCAACTGGGTTCCTTTCGGACAGTATAAAGTGTATGACTTCTTTATTGGTATAAAAGCCAATATCTTAAGTGACGCACTGAAGTACAAAGACAGAAGCTTTACTCAGCCTAATGCACCTTTCTAATATCAGATTGGCATTTGAGAATATAAATTTTATATTTGCAATCAAAATAAATTCTATGAAATCACTGCTGACAGAATTTTATTACTGGCAAAAGTGATAGCATATGACCTTAGAAAAAAATAAATATCCGCTATGAAACAAATAATCAACACAGTTAATGCACCTGCAGCTATCGGTCCTTATTCACAAGCTAATATGGCAAATGGAGTTTTGTATATCTCCGGACAGATTCCTGTAGATCCTGCAACTGGTAAATTGGTAGAAGGCATTGAAAAAGAAACACACCAGGTAATGAAAAACCTTGAAGCAATCCTTACTGAAGCCGGAATGACTTTCAAAAACGTTGTAAAAGCTACAATCTTCCTTAAGAGCATGGATGATTTTGCTGTAATGAATGATATCTATGCTTCTTACTTAGATTCAGAAAGCTATCCTGCCCGTGAAACAGTACAGGTTTCTTGCCTGCCTAAAAATGTGGATATCGAAATCTCTATGATCGCACATCAGGATTAATGAATTTTATAAGAAATACAATTGCGGTTCTGGTAGGTCTTGGTATTGCAGGGCTTATTATTACTCTTGGTATAAGGGTTTTTCCGCAATGGGTTACTTTTGAGGCTTTTGCTCCGTTTGAGCACTGGCAGAGGTTTCTTTTCAGTATGAAAGATGATCATGCATTTTTTGGCTTCCTGTTATTTATTTCCGGATTAGGAACTACTATTGGGGGCGTTGCAACAGCTATCATCGTTAAATATGCTAAAGTAGCTTATGCTATTCTGATCGGTTTTATTATGCTCTTTATCGCGATGCTGGATGTCATAATATTTCCTTACCATCCTACATTTTATAAGATCTCTATTTTCCTTACGTTCTTTCCGTTTTCCTGGATTGGGGGTAAGATTGTAGAAGTTATTTATGAGCGGAACAAGCAGAAAAGAATTGCTGAAAAAATGAATAAGCCTAAATAAATAATAAAAAAACGCTGTAGATCTCTGCAGCGTTTTTTGTTGATATGAAAAACTAATTTAGTTTCCTTATTAAGGCATTTTGAATCCTCTCTGGTAGTTTCTTCCGTAGTCGTCCATGTATTTTATCTGTGCGGTTCCGGAGAATTTATTCAGTAAACTTTCCACATCTTTCTGTGAATTTACAGGCTTACCATTGATTTCTGTGATGATATAACCGTCTACAATTCCTGCTTTAGCCATTTCACTTCCTTCTATAACATTTTTAGCAACAACTCCACTATTTAAGCCGTAATAAGCTTTCGTTCTGTCATCAATGCTTTGGAATTCTGATCCGATTTTTTCAGTTACACTAAGATCAGCTTTTGTTCTTGTAGAAGTACCTCCTTTCTGGTCTCTAAGCGTTACGTTAGTAGTACCTTCTTTACCATTTCTTAAATAAGTTACCTGTACTTTATCACCCGGACGTTTGCTTCCAATGGACATAGAAAGATCTGCAAAGTCCGTGATATCGTAGGTGTCT
The window above is part of the Chryseobacterium sp. MA9 genome. Proteins encoded here:
- a CDS encoding N-acetylmuramoyl-L-alanine amidase, with amino-acid sequence MHKQNFKIILSFLLILTSNFIFSQKKFTIVLDAGHGGSDHGANRTYSDIGRVAEKDITLAITLKVGAMLEKNRDFKVIYTRKIDEYPSLSDRTNLANRSKADLFVSIHCNSSQRPTAYGTETYVQGPNQNNENLEVAKRENDVIFLDEKDKQTFGSYNPDSPESLIALKLQQSKYLESSLLLGGLVEDNFVNKDKRSSRGVFQKNLHVLRMNAMPSVLIETGFINHPEESHYIASDKGQSEIAESIYNAIIDYKKAVDRKSGGSISVRKPEPEKPAEVPLKNDFRILLMSSPTKYNENDPALKGLNYILTLKENGQYKYYYAVTNMASVKDINLKTAKDAGFRNAFAVGFMPNQRINMGYYTIEVYSGDKLNGNSYILQNLKDVEREKDNGVFYYTYGKVYTLEDAAKLQKELEAKGIKNTVIQKVYK
- a CDS encoding putative LPS assembly protein LptD; amino-acid sequence: MAKTVLKNILQILIILIFNNFLAQKTPEKLPKNAVNDTISKKDTIVVKKETLDDVLRTKADDQRRDIPKKMTFLNKNAQVKYQDMQIDADYISIDDNKNLIYARGKQDSLGKIIEPVITTQAGKKYETNEFSYNTKTKQAIAFNARTEESEGVIIAQKTKKYNDSVFAMRKADYTTDDYFIKKKDTAADYFMRAYNIKLIKTKTKSQIVTGPIQMFIEQVPTPLYLPFAILPFSDKRAAGILIPSFGEREDVGFFLNGIGYYQPIGEHFDVKVLADIYTKGSWNLRPQVNYQKKYRYSGNFTADVGTMVRGIKGLDDYTKNSTYRINWTHSQDSKANPFLTFSASVDIVSTKFYNNPLNNNYIFNQNVLNTQQNSTVTLTKRFLKLPATITGTASYSQNFATGLADLRLPQMNVAINQFYLFKSRTGIRQGLLENITVNTGFNLTNFVNTQENELFKKEMWDKMQTGLKNNIALATNTTVAKYFTFSLSANIDNALTTKTLNRFYDPVKNVTVDEINKNFTGYSTFSTSASLQTTLFGMLKFKKGSAVEAVRHMMTPSVSFTYSPDFSSPNFGYYKNYYNATGALTPYSIFEKGIIGSPSSGMQGALGFNIGNNIEMKIKSKSDSTGVKKIKIFESLNLSGSYNFAANDHPWSVFSINGQSSFFNNKLTVNTSLALEPYKIDFSSGQDSGVRTEQFGHFSVQGFNVQLSYPLSSEIFGEKTDYAKKYSSKGEVRNENYYFDDDHYAHFDQAWTLNISANYAYSKGLSRFANKIASIGLDGSIKLTPFWNINGSTHYDMVTKELAYTRIGFSRDQRSFTINFNWVPFGQYKVYDFFIGIKANILSDALKYKDRSFTQPNAPF
- a CDS encoding RidA family protein, with product MKQIINTVNAPAAIGPYSQANMANGVLYISGQIPVDPATGKLVEGIEKETHQVMKNLEAILTEAGMTFKNVVKATIFLKSMDDFAVMNDIYASYLDSESYPARETVQVSCLPKNVDIEISMIAHQD